ttatatatatataaaaaaagattgtcAAACCATTTCTGGGAATATCTACACTTGTTCTCCTATGAATggttcaattttatatttaaatgtaaaatataattaattatgtgactaaaatatatcaaaatattatatcttaATGGACGGGAATACTCATTTAATGTTTACcaataaactaaaaaatgaaagaaaataataaaactgaataatctagcaaaaactaaaactaaaacggcaaccaacaaaaataaattaataaacccaTTGATAAAAGCTTGACTTTGACTAAATATCCAATAGTATTGTCAACTGAACAAAAAGTCGCCCATTCTATATAATCTTATATAGATACATTAAAAAGTATTTTCCTCTTAATGATTCTGTCATTCTGTTCAGcctaactttttctttcttttttNttttttttttttttttttttttttttttttttttttttttttgtcggcaatCGACTGCATGTTCGGACTTTTTTCTTACTTTCATTTACTATTTGATACTATTACaatatacgaaaaaaaaaaaaaaactattacaatATTAGACTAAAAACGCCAGAAAAAGACAGAAACAATgtctttaaattattattattattggtgaTTGATTATTCATATGGTTTGTGATACCATTATtacattcaaacaaaacaaaacgtatTATTAACCTATGGCTCTTTTTTTAGTGGCACGGCATGTAACGGGTTGGTCTTGTGCAATGTGAGACCAAAGGTCTCGTCCATGTCCAAATCTTCTGAACCGACGCCGTTTGGAAGCTTCCAGTCAAATgaatagagaagagaagcaagCATGAGAGGCACTGTTTTCAGAGCCAAAGGCATTCCCGGACAAATTCTACGTCCGGCCCCAAACGGTGTAAGCTCATAATCTTTACCTTTCACGTCCAAATCCTTACCCAGAAACCTCTCTGGCTCGAACCTGTTTGGGTTTTCCCATACATTCGGGTCTCTTCCTATGGCCCACACGTTCACAAGAACCTGAGTGTTTTTAGGCACAAGGAAACCAAGAATATCCACGTCCGTTTCCGCTTTCCGTGGGAGGAGAAGTGGAGCAGCCGGGTGTAATCGGAAAGTTTCTTTAACGACCGCTTGTAAATACGACAATTCTGAAATATCAGACTCTTGAATGACACCGTTTTGGCCCATCACACCATTTATCTCATCTTGAACTTTTGTCATTGATTTTGGGGATCGAAGTAATTCTGCCATTGCCCATTCCACTGTACTAGACGTTGTATCCGTACCTGCTATAAACAGATCCTAACAAATACATACAAGCACATATTATATATCTGTgaataaatataacattatgTTATGCAATAAGCTAAGACTTACGAAAAGTAGGTGTTCAATCTCGTTAGTGTTGATTTCAGGTTGATCTCCTTGGTGGAGATCGATAAGTGCATCCATGAAGTCGTTGCTCGAAGCATCTTTCTCGTTTGTCCGAGATGATTTTTCCACAATCCGAGCATTGTATATCTCTCGAAAAACCTGAAACAACTTCTCCGAGCAGTCCTTCATCTTCTTACTATTACCTTGCAAGTCAAGAAACCTCATAAATGGGAAGAAGTTAGCAAGGTCTGGGTTTCCGATAGCTTCCATGACACCAGTCATCAACTCTTGAAACACACTGGAATCTTTCGAATTGTAGCTACCGATATTaactgaaaacaaaatgtttGATATGATATTGAGAGCTGTGACGAATAATGCTCGAGAAATATCAacagcttcttctctctcactgcTTTCACTTATGAAGTTGACAAGCTCTTGCGCCCTCTTCATCCTCATAGCTTTGGTGGCTTCGATACGTTGTGGTGAAAACATTTGAGTCACGGATAGTTTCCTCAACATTCtgaaaaacattacataaaTAGAAACGATGATCTATAATTAACCGTTAATAAAAGCTCAAGCGCTATTAGCTTAAACCACTTTAAAAGATGTTTTTTAATAAGCGATAGAATTTTACTATTTGTGGACCTACTACAAGTATAACTTAGATTCGGGATTCCAAAGATTATCATGCTTATAGATCTGGAACTTCCTAGCTactaaaaagagaaattatagaagaaaacaaaaaaaaatcggttaCCTCCAACGAGTAGACGTAGGATGAACCCAGGCAACGGAGAAGTCATGATGGTTGTTGGATTGTACCGCTGCATTTACGTACCGGCCAGACAAGATTTGATCATGTGTTCTTAGTACTTCTCTCGCAGCGTCCCGTGAAGCTATGACCACTGAGTTTAAAAATCCAAGCTTAAGACTCATGACTGGTCCATATTTTTTTGAGAGATCTGCGAATGAGCGATGTGGGTGCTTTCCGACAAGATGAATGTTTCCGATGAATGGTAACCGTGGAGGTCCCCGAGGTGCTGCCGTTACTTGACGAAGTTTTGGTCGGGATCTTGAGGTGATGAAGATAAGAAAACATGATAAGATAAAGCAAAAGAGGAGAATAGGCGTTTGTTCAGAGATGATGTCCATTTGCGTTTCTAAAGtgatttaaatgaaaaa
The Camelina sativa cultivar DH55 chromosome 6, Cs, whole genome shotgun sequence genome window above contains:
- the LOC104793517 gene encoding cytochrome P450 76C2-like codes for the protein MDIISEQTPILLFCFILSCFLIFITSRSRPKLRQVTAAPRGPPRLPFIGNIHLVGKHPHRSFADLSKKYGPVMSLKLGFLNSVVIASRDAAREVLRTHDQILSGRYVNAAVQSNNHHDFSVAWVHPTSTRWRMLRKLSVTQMFSPQRIEATKAMRMKRAQELVNFISESSEREEAVDISRALFVTALNIISNILFSVNIGSYNSKDSSVFQELMTGVMEAIGNPDLANFFPFMRFLDLQGNSKKMKDCSEKLFQVFREIYNARIVEKSSRTNEKDASSNDFMDALIDLHQGDQPEINTNEIEHLLFDLFIAGTDTTSSTVEWAMAELLRSPKSMTKVQDEINGVMGQNGVIQESDISELSYLQAVVKETFRLHPAAPLLLPRKAETDVDILGFLVPKNTQVLVNVWAIGRDPNVWENPNRFEPERFLGKDLDVKGKDYELTPFGAGRRICPGMPLALKTVPLMLASLLYSFDWKLPNGVGSEDLDMDETFGLTLHKTNPLHAVPLKKEP